The following is a genomic window from Chryseobacterium sp. StRB126.
TGTCTTGAGAGAAGCAGGCTTAATTATCAGCAGACAAGGAAAAGATGGTGGAAGCCAGCTTGCAAAAGAGGCAGGAAACATTACTATTTCTGAGATTTACAGATCAGTAAAAAATACAGAAGTATTAGGAAAGAAAAATCAGAATCCCAATCCTGCGTGTAGCGTAGGAAAAGAAATTAACAGTCATTTAAATACATTATTTGAAGAGACAGATCAGTTGGTAAGTCAGTTTTTAGGAGATAAATCTTTGCAGGAATTCGCAGATCAGTTCGAATAAAAATTTTTTACCTTTAAATGTAACAAAATTTATTACAATTTAATTAAACAAATAAAACAGTATGAAAAAAGTAGCAGTAATTGGTGCAACCGGATTTGTAGGAGCACACATCGTAACAGAATTAGCTGATAGAGGATATGCAGTGGAAGCTTTAGTAAGAGACGCATCAAAAGTAAAAACACAGGAAAACGTAACGGCAAAAAGCGTTGATGTAAACAATGTAGCAGAATTAGCAGAAGCTTTAAAAGGAAGTGATGCCGTAATCAGTGCTTTTAATGCAGGGTGGACAAACCCCAATCTTTACAATGACTTTTTGAATGGTTCTGAAAATATTGAAAAAGCAGTATCAGAATCAGGAGTAAAAAGACTGATCGTAGTAGGAGGAGCAGGAAGCCTTTATACACCAGATAATGTTCAGATTGTAGATACCCCGGACTTTCCGGATGCTTACAAACCGGGAGCCACCGCCGCAAGAGATTATTTAAACAAAATCAAAGAAAATAATACACTAGACTGGACATTCTTCAGCCCTGCCATAGAAATGAATCAGGCTAACGTAGGAACAAGAACTGGAAAGTACAGAACATCATTGGAAACTCCTGTATTTGATGAAAACGGAAGAAGCCAACTCTCAGTAGAAGATGTAGCCGTAGTATTAGTGGATGAGCTGGAGCAGAACAACCATATTCGTGAACGTTTTACAGCAGCTTATTAATGTAAAAAGAACAAAAATGTTAAAAAGAAAATTATTATCATTAATCACTATTTTAGGTTTCATAAGCATATTTGCGGGGAACCTGAAGGTTAAAGTTTATAATCCCGGAACCAAGGCTATTTTCCCCATTACTTCTACCATTATTTATGGAGATAAGGATGCTATACTTATTGATGCACAGTTTCAAAAGCAATATGCAGAACAGTTGGTAAAAGAAATTAAAGCAACCGGAAAAAATCTGAAAACAGTTTTTATCTCTCACAGTGATCCGGATTTTTATTTTGGATTAGATGTGATTAAAAAAGCATTTCCTAATGTAAGAATTATTTCTACAGCACAAACGGCTTATCTTATTTCCGCTTCAAAGGATGATAAACTGGCTGTTTGGAAACCACAGTT
Proteins encoded in this region:
- a CDS encoding Rrf2 family transcriptional regulator, encoding MNNTRFATAIHIMTLLAKSPQEWLTSDWVAGSINVNPVIVRKEISVLREAGLIISRQGKDGGSQLAKEAGNITISEIYRSVKNTEVLGKKNQNPNPACSVGKEINSHLNTLFEETDQLVSQFLGDKSLQEFADQFE
- a CDS encoding NAD(P)-dependent oxidoreductase, whose product is MKKVAVIGATGFVGAHIVTELADRGYAVEALVRDASKVKTQENVTAKSVDVNNVAELAEALKGSDAVISAFNAGWTNPNLYNDFLNGSENIEKAVSESGVKRLIVVGGAGSLYTPDNVQIVDTPDFPDAYKPGATAARDYLNKIKENNTLDWTFFSPAIEMNQANVGTRTGKYRTSLETPVFDENGRSQLSVEDVAVVLVDELEQNNHIRERFTAAY